A genomic stretch from Bacillus sp. N1-1 includes:
- a CDS encoding acyl-CoA dehydrogenase family protein: protein MTQTRSSRSGADFLYQHSGSEDIFTPEDFTDEHRMIAKTAHQFVTKEVEAHRETIENQDFDQVVTLLKKAGELGLLGHSIPEKYGGLGLDKISKGIVGEVVGRTSGYGVAQSNHTCIATLPITHFGTNEQKEKYLPKLASGEYLGAYCLTEPNAGSDALASQTTAVLNSEGTHYILNGTKLYITNAVFSDTFIIYAKIDGKHFSAFIVEKNFPGLSLGPEEKKMGIKGSSTRSVILEDCQVPIDHLLGEVGKGHVIALNVLNLGRFNLGSACTGGAKHALKLALQHTNERKQFGQTIASFTATQEKVAVMMARIYASESLQYRTASLLEEAMKDLYDEEDHRIVVKQMMEYAVECAICKVFGSETLDQVVDESLQLHGGAGFIQEYPIEQMYRDSRINRIFEGTNEVNRLLIPGNLLKKALKGEVPLEELVEKAKRELSSKEKDSLTEEDAIRSIRNVFLLCVGVAFEKHGEELMNHQESVIKLANIAIMLYAAESSVLRAVKHEQQDFHIKKALTRTFLEEALLQVEASARKLIMSLLPTRDKSEVMNLIIRELSSYDFGNSLERNRMIAMHSYGKLKYEV, encoded by the coding sequence ATGACACAAACCAGATCTAGTCGATCGGGAGCAGACTTCTTGTATCAGCATTCTGGTTCTGAAGATATTTTTACACCAGAAGATTTTACGGATGAGCATAGGATGATCGCAAAAACAGCTCATCAATTTGTTACAAAGGAAGTTGAAGCTCATAGAGAAACAATTGAAAATCAAGATTTTGATCAGGTTGTCACTTTATTAAAAAAAGCAGGAGAACTTGGTCTGCTTGGACACAGTATTCCAGAAAAGTACGGTGGTCTTGGGCTAGATAAGATATCAAAGGGGATTGTAGGAGAAGTTGTTGGGAGAACGAGTGGATACGGCGTTGCCCAATCCAATCATACGTGTATCGCAACGCTTCCAATCACGCACTTTGGAACAAATGAACAAAAGGAAAAATACCTACCTAAACTTGCTTCAGGTGAATATCTGGGCGCTTATTGTTTAACTGAGCCGAATGCAGGGTCTGATGCGCTAGCATCTCAAACAACGGCTGTATTAAATAGCGAAGGCACTCATTATATTTTAAACGGAACTAAGTTGTATATTACTAATGCGGTATTTTCTGATACGTTCATCATTTATGCCAAAATTGATGGAAAGCATTTTTCTGCGTTTATTGTAGAAAAAAACTTTCCAGGGTTATCTCTAGGACCGGAAGAGAAAAAGATGGGAATCAAAGGATCTTCCACACGATCGGTCATTTTAGAAGATTGTCAGGTTCCAATTGATCATCTTCTAGGTGAGGTAGGAAAAGGACACGTTATTGCACTTAATGTTCTGAATCTCGGACGATTCAACCTGGGCTCAGCTTGTACTGGAGGAGCAAAACACGCGCTAAAATTAGCGTTACAACACACAAATGAACGCAAACAATTCGGCCAAACCATTGCAAGTTTTACGGCTACTCAAGAAAAGGTAGCTGTAATGATGGCTCGAATCTACGCTTCAGAATCGCTCCAATATCGCACAGCATCTCTTCTAGAAGAGGCGATGAAAGATTTATACGATGAAGAGGACCATCGAATTGTGGTGAAGCAAATGATGGAATATGCAGTCGAATGTGCGATTTGTAAAGTTTTCGGTTCTGAAACACTGGATCAAGTTGTTGATGAGTCACTTCAGTTGCATGGTGGTGCAGGTTTTATTCAAGAATATCCAATTGAACAAATGTACCGTGATTCGCGTATTAATCGGATATTTGAAGGAACAAATGAAGTGAATCGCTTATTGATTCCAGGTAATTTACTTAAAAAAGCGCTGAAAGGCGAGGTACCTTTAGAGGAGCTTGTTGAAAAAGCAAAAAGAGAGTTATCTTCAAAGGAAAAAGATTCGTTAACGGAAGAAGATGCGATAAGAAGCATACGAAACGTGTTTTTATTGTGTGTCGGAGTTGCATTTGAAAAGCACGGTGAGGAACTAATGAATCACCAAGAATCAGTAATTAAACTTGCTAATATAGCCATCATGCTATACGCAGCTGAATCTTCAGTATTACGTGCCGTAAAACATGAACAGCAAGATTTCCATATTAAAAAAGCATTAACGAGAACATTCCTTGAGGAAGCGCTCTTACAAGTGGAAGCGTCAGCTCGTAAATTAATAATGAGTTTGCTTCCTACTCGTGACAAAAGCGAGGTTATGAATCTTATTATTCGAGAACTTTCAAGTTATGATTTTGGAAATTCACTTGAACGAAATCGAATGATCGCAATGCATAGCTATGGAAAATTAAAGTACGAAGTTTAG
- a CDS encoding 2-phosphosulfolactate phosphatase, with translation MGKIHVVLKKEDIDQAKISEDKIAVVLDILLATSTITAALEFGAEQVIPVLDQHEATHVAKALPEGSYLLSGEYEGRTIEGFLDPNPLQLKKSVKGKTLILSTTNGTVAIKRTSEAKQVYVASLLNGQAVAKKLNDHHLNETIVIVCSGSSGEFALEDFYGAGYLIDQMLSSEPNWELTDSSHAAHSFYSGSVNGGEEVLLSSRVGQMIKKYGFQDEVSFVASEGIFSIVPFVKGQKTVVREEVHHDTNQI, from the coding sequence ATGGGGAAAATACATGTAGTTTTGAAAAAGGAAGATATTGATCAGGCAAAAATAAGTGAAGATAAAATTGCAGTTGTTCTTGATATTTTGTTAGCAACCTCAACTATTACGGCTGCACTTGAATTTGGTGCAGAACAGGTTATCCCTGTCCTCGATCAACATGAGGCTACGCATGTAGCGAAAGCCTTACCTGAAGGAAGTTATTTGCTTTCAGGAGAATATGAAGGTCGGACGATAGAAGGATTCCTTGACCCAAATCCATTGCAATTGAAAAAATCGGTCAAAGGAAAAACCCTCATTCTATCAACAACGAATGGAACCGTAGCGATTAAGCGAACGAGTGAAGCCAAACAAGTGTATGTTGCTTCTTTACTGAATGGTCAAGCAGTTGCAAAAAAGCTCAATGATCATCACCTCAACGAAACGATCGTGATTGTTTGTTCAGGTTCTTCTGGGGAGTTCGCGTTGGAGGATTTCTATGGAGCTGGATATCTCATTGATCAAATGCTTTCTTCTGAACCTAACTGGGAGTTAACAGATTCGTCACACGCAGCTCATTCTTTTTATTCAGGTAGCGTCAATGGTGGAGAGGAAGTTTTGCTTTCATCACGTGTCGGTCAAATGATTAAAAAGTATGGTTTTCAGGATGAAGTAAGTTTCGTTGCTTCAGAAGGAATTTTTTCTATTGTGCCTTTCGTTAAAGGTCAAAAAACAGTCGTTCGAGAGGAGGTTCATCATGACACAAACCAGATCTAG
- a CDS encoding phosphotransferase family protein, producing MAYSHDTIPVRDGEELDKQKLEQFIKENIDDLSDDPLLVEQFGTGHSNLTYQLSIGDWEAVLRRPPLGPVAPKAHDMQREFTILKELNPIFPLAPKPYLYNGTLLDAPFFLMERRRGIVLDTSFPEGVQPTEDLCRSISETMVDTLVNLHSIDYKKTNLAGVTHPDGFMERQVHGWIKRYNRSKTDDLPGIDELTNWMASNIPKSQSPTVIHYDYKINNAMFAHDDYSEIVGLFDWEMTTVGDPLADLGAAMGYWLQQDDPDILKAGMGKAPVTVMPGFITRDEFIQSYAKKSGRDVSQMNFYLTFAYFKLAVICQQIYYRWKMGQTTDERFRHLNQFVASLVAHARDNARVKR from the coding sequence ATGGCTTATTCACACGATACGATCCCTGTCCGAGACGGAGAGGAGCTCGATAAACAGAAGCTTGAGCAATTTATCAAGGAAAACATTGATGATTTGAGTGATGATCCTTTACTCGTTGAACAATTCGGCACTGGGCACTCCAATTTAACTTATCAGCTGTCAATTGGCGATTGGGAAGCGGTGCTACGTAGACCACCACTTGGACCAGTGGCACCGAAAGCTCATGACATGCAGCGCGAGTTTACAATATTAAAAGAATTAAATCCTATTTTCCCACTAGCCCCAAAACCGTATCTCTACAATGGGACTTTGCTTGATGCTCCATTCTTTCTTATGGAGAGAAGAAGAGGCATTGTTCTTGATACATCATTTCCTGAAGGCGTTCAACCGACTGAGGATCTGTGTCGAAGCATTTCCGAAACGATGGTAGATACGTTAGTGAACCTGCACAGCATTGATTACAAAAAGACGAACTTAGCGGGTGTTACTCATCCAGATGGGTTTATGGAACGGCAAGTACACGGCTGGATTAAACGATATAATCGATCAAAAACAGACGATCTTCCAGGTATTGATGAACTTACAAACTGGATGGCGTCAAATATACCTAAATCCCAAAGTCCTACCGTTATTCATTATGATTACAAAATAAACAATGCGATGTTCGCTCATGATGATTACAGTGAAATCGTTGGATTATTCGATTGGGAAATGACGACGGTAGGAGACCCGCTTGCAGACTTAGGGGCAGCGATGGGCTACTGGTTACAACAAGATGACCCAGATATTTTAAAAGCTGGCATGGGGAAAGCACCTGTTACAGTCATGCCAGGTTTTATTACGAGGGATGAATTTATCCAGTCTTACGCAAAGAAATCAGGGCGTGACGTATCCCAAATGAATTTCTATTTAACGTTTGCCTATTTTAAACTAGCTGTCATTTGTCAGCAAATCTATTATCGATGGAAAATGGGCCAAACAACTGACGAGCGTTTCCGACATCTTAATCAGTTTGTCGCTAGCTTAGTTGCACATGCGCGTGACAATGCCAGAGTAAAGCGTTAG
- a CDS encoding thioesterase family protein — MSVHTSVRVRFCETDALGHVNNTSYFIYLEEARVQFFDYLGKRSGTDDWPFILVSTKCDFLKQAYFKQSLHVETTVKRIGTKSFTLMHHIKDTASDAVVAEGEATVVYFDFKKQASEVIPEDLRLKLEESYQLL; from the coding sequence ATGAGTGTGCATACAAGTGTAAGAGTACGATTTTGTGAGACGGATGCGCTCGGCCATGTTAATAATACAAGTTATTTTATTTACTTAGAAGAAGCGCGAGTTCAGTTTTTTGATTATCTTGGTAAACGATCTGGAACAGACGATTGGCCGTTTATTCTCGTTTCTACAAAATGCGATTTTCTGAAACAGGCATATTTTAAACAGTCTCTACATGTTGAAACAACTGTGAAACGTATTGGAACGAAAAGTTTTACCCTTATGCATCATATAAAAGATACGGCAAGTGATGCCGTTGTAGCAGAGGGAGAAGCAACAGTCGTTTATTTTGATTTCAAGAAACAAGCGAGTGAAGTGATCCCAGAAGACTTACGATTAAAACTTGAGGAATCTTATCAACTCCTCTAA
- a CDS encoding enoyl-CoA hydratase, translated as MKMVTYEIHEKTAIVTINNPPLNVMSKQVSTELFEVFTELEANQDAVAVILTGAGNKAFMAGADIKEFPDWIGQSGFKNIVMETHQVLNYLDHFPKPTIAVLNGLTFGGGCELAMTCDMRIAEEHAQLGLPEIKLGLFPGGGGTQRLPRLIGEAKAKEMMFTGEPISAEEADRYGLVNHVVPSGQGMTYAQGLASKITGQSLQALSRIKKAVNNGAHLPIESAVELEAELFEEVFQTEDIKEGVQAFMEKRKPAFTHR; from the coding sequence ATGAAAATGGTGACGTATGAAATTCATGAAAAGACGGCTATCGTTACGATCAATAATCCCCCTTTAAATGTTATGAGTAAACAAGTATCCACTGAACTTTTTGAGGTTTTTACAGAGTTGGAAGCGAATCAAGATGCTGTAGCAGTTATTTTAACAGGTGCTGGAAACAAAGCCTTTATGGCTGGTGCTGATATTAAAGAGTTTCCAGATTGGATTGGACAGTCTGGTTTTAAGAATATCGTAATGGAAACTCACCAAGTATTGAATTATTTAGATCATTTCCCAAAACCAACAATTGCTGTGCTTAATGGATTAACATTTGGTGGGGGTTGTGAACTTGCAATGACGTGTGATATGCGAATTGCTGAGGAACACGCTCAGCTTGGACTTCCTGAAATAAAGTTAGGACTTTTCCCAGGTGGAGGAGGAACGCAGCGTCTTCCTAGACTTATTGGAGAAGCCAAAGCAAAAGAAATGATGTTCACGGGTGAACCGATTTCAGCTGAAGAGGCAGATCGGTACGGTCTTGTAAATCACGTGGTACCATCCGGACAAGGCATGACTTATGCTCAAGGACTGGCTTCAAAAATAACTGGTCAATCGCTGCAGGCTTTATCACGAATCAAAAAAGCAGTGAACAATGGTGCGCACCTTCCAATTGAATCTGCCGTTGAACTTGAAGCAGAATTGTTTGAAGAAGTTTTTCAGACAGAAGATATTAAAGAAGGCGTACAAGCATTTATGGAAAAAAGAAAGCCTGCCTTTACTCACAGGTAA
- a CDS encoding 3-hydroxyacyl-CoA dehydrogenase family protein: MKIEEIKKVTVLGAGSMGHQIGMLCALGGYETMIQDINEAALKDAGEKLEGIMTKWVKKGKITEDQKTAAFERLQFSTNLEEAAVRADFIIEAIVEKLDVKREVFEKLDQLADPNTILATNSSTIVNSLIASATNRKEKVVNMHFFFPPLVMDCVEVVMSEATSEETAQLTMAVCERINRTGVLMKKEISGFVANRILGALQKEAMYLYEEGIADFQDIDLICRKALNHPIGPFELMDLSGIDVGYYVMQQRYNETGNPEDKPSKAIEDKVKAGTLGRKTGKGWYDYTKEGVKN, from the coding sequence ATGAAAATAGAAGAAATTAAAAAGGTAACAGTGCTCGGAGCCGGCTCTATGGGGCATCAGATTGGTATGCTTTGTGCACTTGGTGGGTATGAAACAATGATTCAGGATATTAATGAAGCTGCTCTAAAAGATGCGGGTGAGAAGCTTGAAGGAATTATGACAAAGTGGGTTAAAAAAGGGAAAATCACCGAAGATCAAAAAACAGCAGCGTTTGAAAGACTTCAATTTTCAACAAATCTTGAAGAAGCAGCGGTAAGAGCTGACTTCATTATTGAAGCCATTGTTGAAAAATTAGATGTAAAGCGTGAAGTGTTCGAAAAGCTCGATCAGTTAGCCGATCCAAATACAATTCTAGCGACTAATAGTTCTACAATTGTGAACTCATTAATCGCATCCGCAACGAATCGTAAAGAAAAAGTTGTGAACATGCACTTCTTCTTCCCACCACTAGTTATGGACTGTGTGGAGGTGGTCATGAGTGAAGCAACTTCTGAAGAAACAGCCCAGCTTACGATGGCGGTTTGCGAGCGCATTAATCGGACAGGCGTATTAATGAAAAAAGAAATTTCAGGATTCGTCGCGAATCGGATTCTAGGTGCATTGCAAAAAGAAGCGATGTATTTGTACGAAGAAGGAATTGCAGATTTTCAAGATATCGACTTGATTTGTCGCAAAGCTCTAAATCATCCGATTGGGCCATTCGAATTAATGGATTTATCTGGAATAGATGTTGGTTATTACGTGATGCAGCAACGTTATAACGAAACAGGAAATCCAGAAGACAAGCCATCGAAAGCCATTGAGGATAAAGTAAAAGCTGGAACACTTGGAAGAAAAACAGGAAAAGGCTGGTATGACTATACAAAAGAAGGAGTGAAAAATTAA
- a CDS encoding TetR/AcrR family transcriptional regulator: protein MKHKLTVKSIELFEKNGFSETSIQDIVDAIGVTKGTFYYYFKSKEALLMDIHSSYIDGMIKQQKDILEDVSKSCKEKLYDMVYMLIHNVELEGHSARVFFREMKNLKEENLAEILPKRDQIRYYFQDLLKQGVKNGEFRKDLNIDIVTFAILGITNWTYQWYKPNGPVSDKEVASIFVDMVLNGIEESR, encoded by the coding sequence ATGAAACACAAACTAACTGTTAAAAGTATTGAGCTGTTTGAAAAAAATGGATTTAGTGAAACGTCGATTCAAGATATTGTGGATGCAATCGGTGTAACAAAAGGGACGTTCTATTATTATTTTAAGAGTAAAGAAGCATTGTTAATGGACATCCATTCTTCCTATATCGATGGCATGATTAAACAACAGAAAGATATTTTAGAAGATGTGTCTAAAAGTTGTAAAGAAAAACTCTACGATATGGTTTATATGCTAATCCATAACGTTGAATTAGAAGGACACAGTGCGCGAGTTTTCTTTCGAGAAATGAAAAATTTAAAAGAAGAAAATCTCGCTGAAATCCTTCCAAAGCGTGATCAAATCCGCTATTACTTTCAGGATTTACTAAAACAAGGTGTTAAAAATGGAGAGTTTAGAAAAGATCTCAATATCGATATCGTAACGTTTGCTATTCTAGGTATTACAAATTGGACGTATCAGTGGTATAAGCCAAACGGACCGGTGTCGGATAAAGAAGTAGCAAGTATATTTGTTGACATGGTATTAAATGGGATTGAGGAAAGCAGATAA
- a CDS encoding long-chain fatty acid--CoA ligase, whose product MNEKSWTKHYPDSISSTIDIPNVSLQDMLTKTVKEYPDQVALSFYQKKITYRELGQLSTLFGSALQHTYEVHPKDRVAFMLPNCPQFAISYYGVLKAGGTITQINPMLVERELQYILADSGAETIVIYDALYPRLKAIQSETNVKNVIVVSLKPTETNFAPDFTFDQFIQSTQEQLKEISVDPKEDIAVLQYTGGTTGRSKGAMLTHRNLIANVEQCLEFFKGEFTFGEEKCLTVIPLFHVFGMTSCMNLSIRIGAESVILPKFDVNEVLKTIETEKPTMFPGVPTMYVALTNHPEAEKYNLGSIRTCNSGSAPMPVGLMKEFERKTGAKILEGYGLSEASPTTHVNPPFGERKPGSVGIGFPSTEYKIVDLAEGKIEVPFGESGELIIKGPQVMKGYWNLPEETANTLRDGWLFTGDIAKMDADGYVSIIDRKKDLIIASGYNIYPRDIEEVLYEHPSIMEAVIVGVPDPYRGETVKAVIVKKPGATLTEEEVISYCQDEMAPYKVPKIVEFRNELPKTSVGKILRRSIRDEARQL is encoded by the coding sequence ATGAACGAAAAAAGTTGGACAAAGCATTACCCTGACTCCATTTCTAGTACAATTGATATCCCAAATGTTTCTCTACAGGACATGTTAACGAAAACAGTAAAAGAATATCCAGATCAAGTCGCACTCTCTTTTTATCAAAAAAAAATAACTTACCGTGAACTTGGGCAACTTTCAACATTATTTGGCTCAGCTCTTCAGCATACTTATGAAGTGCATCCAAAGGATCGCGTTGCTTTTATGTTACCAAATTGTCCTCAGTTTGCGATTAGCTATTACGGCGTGTTAAAAGCAGGGGGGACGATTACTCAGATCAATCCTATGCTTGTAGAACGTGAACTTCAGTACATATTAGCTGATTCTGGAGCGGAAACGATCGTTATCTATGATGCTCTTTATCCAAGATTGAAAGCTATTCAGAGCGAAACGAATGTTAAGAACGTGATTGTGGTCTCTCTTAAGCCTACGGAAACGAACTTCGCCCCTGATTTTACTTTCGACCAGTTTATTCAAAGTACGCAGGAGCAACTGAAAGAGATTTCGGTTGATCCTAAAGAAGACATTGCCGTTCTTCAGTATACTGGTGGAACGACTGGAAGATCAAAAGGGGCTATGTTAACTCATCGTAATTTGATTGCAAATGTTGAGCAATGTCTCGAATTTTTTAAAGGTGAATTCACGTTTGGTGAAGAAAAATGTTTAACAGTCATTCCTTTGTTCCACGTTTTTGGAATGACATCGTGTATGAATTTATCGATTCGAATTGGAGCGGAGAGCGTAATTTTGCCGAAATTCGATGTTAATGAAGTTTTAAAAACAATTGAAACAGAGAAACCAACCATGTTTCCTGGTGTTCCAACAATGTATGTCGCTTTAACGAATCATCCAGAGGCGGAAAAATATAATCTTGGAAGCATCCGAACGTGTAATAGTGGAAGCGCACCGATGCCAGTTGGATTAATGAAAGAGTTTGAACGAAAAACTGGAGCTAAAATTCTTGAAGGATACGGCTTAAGTGAAGCTTCTCCGACGACGCATGTTAATCCACCTTTTGGTGAGCGTAAGCCTGGGAGTGTCGGCATTGGCTTTCCTTCTACAGAGTACAAAATTGTTGATTTAGCTGAAGGGAAAATAGAGGTACCGTTTGGAGAATCAGGTGAGCTTATTATTAAAGGACCACAGGTGATGAAGGGGTATTGGAACTTGCCAGAAGAAACGGCGAACACGCTTCGTGACGGATGGTTGTTTACAGGAGATATTGCAAAAATGGATGCGGATGGGTATGTTTCAATCATTGATCGAAAAAAAGATCTAATTATTGCCAGCGGGTATAATATATACCCACGCGATATTGAAGAGGTTCTTTATGAACATCCAAGTATTATGGAGGCAGTAATTGTAGGTGTCCCAGATCCTTATCGCGGTGAGACTGTAAAGGCAGTGATTGTGAAGAAACCAGGAGCAACTTTGACGGAGGAGGAGGTTATTTCTTACTGCCAGGATGAAATGGCACCTTATAAAGTTCCAAAAATTGTAGAATTTCGTAATGAGCTTCCTAAAACGAGCGTAGGGAAAATTTTAAGACGCTCCATCCGTGATGAAGCACGTCAGCTATAG
- a CDS encoding glucose 1-dehydrogenase — protein sequence MRLQDKIAIVTGGGGGIGRATAIRFADEGAKVIVSDIHAESGEETVEQVRKMGGDAIFVKTDTANEGEMKALVEECEQHYGGLDILFNNAGVSNEEVKLADVSVEEWDRVVSINLKGVFLGMKFSIPLMEKRNGGSIVNTSSLLGFKGKKYMAPYNASKGGVITLTKNAALEYGSKNIRVNAVCPGVIDTNIVTPWREDERKWPIISKANALKRVGQPEEIANAVLFLVSDEASYVTGTSLLVDGGGLTF from the coding sequence ATGAGGCTGCAGGATAAAATTGCAATTGTAACTGGAGGCGGTGGAGGAATCGGTCGAGCAACCGCGATTCGCTTTGCTGATGAAGGGGCAAAGGTAATCGTCTCTGATATTCACGCGGAATCTGGAGAAGAAACTGTCGAACAAGTTCGGAAAATGGGTGGAGATGCCATATTTGTAAAAACGGACACGGCAAATGAAGGAGAAATGAAAGCGCTTGTAGAAGAGTGTGAACAGCACTATGGTGGCCTCGACATTCTTTTTAATAATGCAGGTGTTAGTAACGAAGAAGTGAAATTAGCGGATGTTTCTGTTGAGGAATGGGACCGTGTTGTGTCGATAAATTTGAAGGGCGTTTTTCTTGGAATGAAATTTAGTATTCCATTAATGGAAAAGAGAAATGGTGGCTCAATCGTTAACACTTCAAGTCTATTGGGGTTTAAAGGAAAAAAATATATGGCCCCTTATAATGCATCCAAAGGTGGGGTTATTACATTAACAAAAAATGCTGCTCTCGAATACGGAAGCAAGAACATTCGAGTGAATGCCGTTTGTCCTGGAGTAATTGATACAAACATTGTGACACCATGGAGAGAAGATGAACGTAAATGGCCCATTATTTCAAAAGCCAATGCGCTTAAAAGGGTAGGACAACCAGAGGAAATTGCAAACGCCGTGCTATTCCTAGTCTCGGATGAAGCTTCTTACGTTACAGGAACAAGTCTTCTTGTTGACGGAGGCGGATTAACGTTTTAA
- a CDS encoding thiolase family protein has product MNRDPVIVSSVRTPIGRQGGAFAGIQAHELGAIALKEAVARINLDVESIDDVIFGNVIGGGGNIARLTALQAGLPLSIPGLTIDRQCGSGLNAINLAAQAIRSGDGDVYIVGGAESMSQAPYLMEKPSKPFSTMPPRFMKSRLSPDEIGDPPMGVTAENLAEKYHITREEQDAFAQRSQERMGKAMAEGYFDSQIAPVHVPVRKGDPIKVTKDEHPRPETTIERLASLPPVFKKGGSVTAGSSSGLNDAASALIVMSREKAESLGLKPLAVVRGYAVSGVDPNIMGIGPVPATQKLMKQSGLSLEEMDLIEINEAFAAQVIACDRELKMNENVVNVNGGAIAHGHPLGATGAILATKAIYELDRREGRYALITACIGGGQGIATVLERE; this is encoded by the coding sequence ATGAATCGTGATCCAGTTATTGTCTCTAGCGTCCGAACACCGATCGGAAGACAGGGAGGTGCGTTTGCAGGAATACAAGCACATGAGCTTGGCGCAATCGCGCTTAAAGAAGCAGTAGCACGTATCAATTTAGATGTTGAATCAATCGATGACGTGATCTTCGGAAACGTTATTGGTGGAGGAGGGAATATTGCGAGGCTAACAGCATTGCAGGCCGGTCTCCCTCTTTCAATTCCAGGACTAACGATTGACCGTCAGTGTGGATCGGGATTGAATGCGATAAATCTTGCTGCACAAGCGATTAGATCAGGAGATGGAGATGTCTATATCGTTGGTGGAGCAGAAAGCATGAGTCAGGCTCCATACTTAATGGAAAAACCATCTAAGCCATTTAGTACAATGCCACCCCGTTTTATGAAGTCACGCCTTTCTCCTGACGAAATTGGCGATCCTCCAATGGGGGTTACGGCGGAAAATTTAGCGGAAAAATATCACATTACTAGAGAAGAACAAGATGCCTTTGCACAAAGAAGTCAAGAACGAATGGGGAAAGCCATGGCTGAAGGTTATTTTGACTCCCAAATTGCTCCCGTTCATGTACCTGTCCGAAAAGGCGATCCGATTAAAGTAACAAAGGATGAACATCCAAGACCTGAAACAACGATTGAACGTCTTGCTTCATTACCTCCCGTATTTAAGAAAGGAGGAAGCGTCACAGCAGGGTCAAGCTCTGGTTTGAATGACGCGGCATCCGCTCTTATTGTTATGTCCCGCGAAAAAGCTGAAAGCCTTGGTTTAAAACCACTTGCGGTAGTGAGAGGATATGCGGTTAGCGGAGTCGATCCGAATATAATGGGAATCGGCCCCGTTCCAGCTACGCAAAAATTGATGAAACAAAGCGGATTATCACTTGAGGAAATGGATTTGATTGAGATTAATGAAGCTTTTGCTGCTCAGGTAATTGCTTGTGATCGTGAATTGAAAATGAATGAAAATGTTGTGAATGTTAACGGCGGCGCGATTGCACATGGTCATCCATTAGGTGCAACTGGAGCTATTTTAGCAACAAAAGCGATTTATGAGCTTGATCGTCGAGAAGGAAGATATGCGCTGATCACTGCCTGTATTGGTGGAGGTCAAGGAATAGCAACTGTTTTAGAGCGGGAATAA
- a CDS encoding SDR family oxidoreductase, with the protein MNVMQLFDLTGKTAIVTGGGRGLGKQIAEGFAEAGANVVICSRKREACEAVSEELKETGVKSLAFECDVTNQEQVQDVVDATMKEFGRIDILVNNSGASWGAPVVEMPLQAWHKVMEVNVTGTFLFAQAVGKEMIKQKSGKIINIASVAGLGGADPRYMDAIGYNTSKGAVITFTKDLAVKWGSYNINVNAIAPGFFPTKMSKGLIDAGGERMLETTPLNRFGTDDDLKGAALFLASNASNYVTGDILIVDGGQHAM; encoded by the coding sequence ATGAACGTGATGCAATTATTTGACTTAACAGGAAAGACAGCAATTGTAACAGGAGGAGGAAGAGGGCTTGGAAAGCAAATCGCTGAAGGATTTGCAGAGGCAGGTGCAAACGTCGTGATTTGTTCAAGGAAGCGAGAAGCTTGTGAAGCTGTTAGCGAGGAGCTAAAAGAAACTGGAGTGAAATCATTAGCGTTTGAATGTGATGTAACAAACCAAGAACAGGTTCAGGATGTTGTTGATGCAACAATGAAAGAATTTGGTCGTATCGATATTCTCGTCAACAACAGCGGCGCTTCATGGGGGGCACCTGTAGTGGAAATGCCGCTTCAAGCCTGGCACAAAGTAATGGAGGTTAACGTCACTGGTACGTTCTTATTTGCCCAGGCAGTTGGGAAAGAAATGATTAAACAAAAAAGTGGAAAGATCATTAACATTGCTTCTGTTGCAGGACTTGGTGGTGCTGACCCGCGCTACATGGATGCAATCGGTTATAACACGAGTAAAGGTGCAGTGATTACATTTACGAAAGACCTTGCTGTAAAGTGGGGGAGCTATAATATCAATGTTAATGCGATTGCACCAGGCTTTTTCCCTACAAAAATGTCCAAAGGTTTAATTGACGCTGGTGGTGAAAGGATGCTAGAAACGACCCCATTGAATCGATTTGGAACAGACGATGATCTGAAAGGGGCGGCGCTTTTTCTTGCATCGAATGCTTCGAATTACGTAACAGGAGATATCTTAATTGTAGATGGTGGACAACATGCAATGTAA